From Trichocoleus sp. FACHB-46, the proteins below share one genomic window:
- a CDS encoding tetratricopeptide repeat protein, producing the protein MLRDIQGLEVTTHSLVAIAAINAFINQALQYGREAELAIFEALSADPTCAIANAYAAAHYLSQESAIARQQAIPYLQAAQTYSQSATEREQLCIQAIAAWAKGAIDTAIAVHEAIAEHYPQDLISVQQGQYHYFYRGNKVGLLKIAEKVLPVHPNQPDLLSMLAFGLEQCHQLPEAEAIAREATRLKWNNPWAHHAVAHVMETQGRAADGIEWMEKFSDTWEHCNSMLYTHNWWHVALFYGQLSETTKVLSLYDQHIWGKARRDSPKDQVGAIALLLRLEFQSVPVEERWDNLVPHLLTRLHEHSLPFQDLHYIYALAKANQADLVQEMFTSMTAYAQTLDSTARRIWTVITLPAAQGMIAHARNDWEGAIAYLKPVLSKLWVVGGSHAQQQLFHQLYKDAVLRSEAESKMAALSWSPSLRIKTA; encoded by the coding sequence ATGCTTCGAGATATTCAAGGATTAGAAGTCACGACTCATTCGCTCGTGGCGATCGCAGCTATTAATGCCTTTATTAACCAAGCTCTACAGTATGGCCGAGAGGCAGAACTCGCCATTTTCGAAGCCTTGAGTGCCGATCCAACCTGCGCAATTGCCAATGCGTACGCTGCGGCTCACTACTTATCTCAAGAAAGCGCGATCGCACGACAACAAGCCATTCCTTATCTCCAAGCAGCCCAAACTTACAGTCAGTCAGCTACCGAGCGGGAGCAGCTTTGTATTCAGGCGATCGCAGCTTGGGCCAAAGGGGCTATTGATACAGCGATCGCGGTTCATGAAGCGATCGCTGAGCACTATCCCCAAGATTTAATCTCTGTACAACAGGGGCAATATCACTACTTTTATCGAGGCAACAAAGTTGGGTTGCTGAAAATTGCCGAGAAAGTTTTGCCAGTTCATCCAAACCAGCCAGATTTGCTTTCAATGCTCGCGTTTGGGTTGGAGCAATGCCATCAATTGCCGGAAGCAGAAGCGATCGCCCGCGAAGCCACTCGCCTGAAGTGGAACAATCCTTGGGCGCATCATGCCGTTGCTCATGTGATGGAAACACAAGGGCGAGCGGCGGATGGAATTGAGTGGATGGAGAAGTTTTCGGATACCTGGGAGCATTGTAATTCTATGCTCTACACCCATAATTGGTGGCATGTTGCGCTCTTCTATGGGCAATTGAGCGAGACTACTAAAGTTTTGTCCCTCTACGATCAGCATATTTGGGGCAAAGCTCGCCGAGATTCTCCTAAAGACCAGGTTGGAGCGATCGCCTTACTGCTGCGTCTAGAGTTCCAGTCAGTTCCTGTTGAAGAACGATGGGATAATTTAGTCCCCCATCTATTGACGCGTCTGCATGAGCACTCGCTGCCCTTCCAAGACCTTCACTACATTTATGCCTTAGCCAAAGCCAATCAAGCAGACTTGGTTCAAGAAATGTTCACTAGTATGACTGCTTATGCTCAAACGCTAGACTCTACAGCCCGCAGAATTTGGACCGTAATCACTCTTCCGGCAGCGCAGGGAATGATTGCCCATGCCAGAAATGATTGGGAAGGGGCGATCGCCTATCTTAAGCCTGTGTTGTCCAAATTGTGGGTTGTTGGGGGCAGTCATGCTCAGCAGCAACTATTTCATCAGCTTTATAAAGATGCAGTATTGCGGAGTGAGGCAGAGTCTAAAATGGCTGCTTTATCTTGGTCACCCTCATTAAGGATCAAAACTGCCTGA
- a CDS encoding phosphate/phosphite/phosphonate ABC transporter substrate-binding protein codes for MLPSPLRAVSYLAPNLFWFYQAVIAYLERSLDIEICLVQAEYDPLADPALLQDQLDIAFICGLPFIRHYQVAPAQLQAVVAPVMQAERYQNQPVYFADVIVNAASEVRALEQLAGKTFCYNDLGSNSGYHLLWHRLFQKQYSRAFFSQTATSGSHECSIQWVAKNKVDCAAIDSTVLEQAIRDIPDLSDQLRIIESIGPCPMPPIAVAQRLGKPFLQKLQARLLDPNLDLQLHMHQAGIHRFAVMDSQAYQPIAPSICSFGALRYR; via the coding sequence ATGTTGCCTAGTCCCCTGAGAGCGGTTTCTTATTTGGCTCCAAATTTATTTTGGTTTTACCAGGCAGTGATTGCTTATTTAGAGCGAAGTTTAGATATCGAGATCTGCCTAGTGCAAGCTGAGTATGACCCACTCGCTGATCCAGCTTTGCTCCAGGATCAACTCGATATTGCTTTTATCTGTGGTCTCCCCTTTATTCGACATTATCAAGTTGCTCCTGCTCAGTTACAAGCAGTAGTCGCTCCGGTGATGCAAGCTGAACGTTATCAAAACCAGCCTGTCTATTTTGCAGATGTGATTGTAAATGCGGCTAGCGAAGTGAGGGCATTGGAGCAGTTGGCAGGCAAAACCTTTTGTTACAACGATCTTGGTTCTAACAGTGGTTATCATCTACTCTGGCATCGATTATTTCAAAAGCAATATTCACGAGCTTTTTTTAGCCAGACGGCGACATCTGGTTCTCATGAGTGCTCAATTCAATGGGTCGCCAAGAATAAGGTAGATTGTGCAGCGATCGATAGTACCGTTTTAGAGCAAGCAATACGAGATATCCCCGATTTATCTGATCAATTGCGAATTATTGAATCCATCGGCCCTTGCCCCATGCCCCCCATTGCTGTGGCTCAAAGGCTGGGAAAGCCATTCCTTCAAAAACTACAGGCACGTCTTCTCGATCCTAATTTAGACCTGCAATTACACATGCATCAGGCAGGCATTCACCGATTTGCAGTCATGGATTCACAGGCCTATCAACCGATCGCTCCCTCCATTTGCAGCTTCGGCGCCTTAAGATACCGTTGA